One window of the Felis catus isolate Fca126 chromosome E3, F.catus_Fca126_mat1.0, whole genome shotgun sequence genome contains the following:
- the MAPK3 gene encoding mitogen-activated protein kinase 3 isoform X1 — protein sequence MAAAAAQGGGGGEPGGADGVGPGVSGEVEVVKGQPFDVGPRYTQLQYIGEGAYGMVSSAYDHVRKTRVAIKKISPFEHQTYCQRTLREIQILLRFRHENVIGIRDILRAPTLEAMRDVYIVQDLMETDLYKLLKSQQLSNDHICYFLYQILRGLKYIHSANVLHRDLKPSNLLINTTCDLKICDFGLARIADPEHDHTGFLTEYVATRWYRAPEIMLNSKGYTKSIDIWSVGCILAEMLSNRPIFPGKHYLDQLNHILGILGSPSQEDLNCIINMKARNYLQSLPSKTKVAWAKLFPKSDAKALDLLDRMLTFNPNKRITVEEALAHPYLEQYYDPTDEVGQPPATGLVGRWMGRRPSVPGLSLTSLLPQPVAEEPFTFDMELDDLPKERLKELIFQETARFQPGALEAP from the exons atggcggcggcggcggctcaggggggcgggggcggggagcccGGGGGAGCTGATGGGGTCGGCCCGGGGGTCTCGGGGGAGGTGGAGGTAGTGAAGGGGCAGCCGTTCGACGTGGGCCCGCGCTACACGCAGCTGCAGTACATCGGCGAGGGCGCGTACGGCATGGTCAG CTCAGCTTATGACCACGTGCGCAAGACTCGCGTGGCCATCAAGAAAATCAGCCCCTTCGAGCATCAGACCTATTGCCAGCGCACACTGCGGGAGATCCAGATCTTGCTGCGCTTCCGCCATGAGAACGTCATTGGCATCCGGGACATTCTGCGGGCGCCCACCCTGGAAGCCATGAGGGATGT CTACATTGTGCAGGACCTGATGGAGACAGACCTGTACAAGTTGCTCAAAAGCCAGCAGCTGAGCAACGACCACATTTGCTACTTCCTCTACCAGATCCTGCGGGGCCTCAAGTATATCCACTCAGCCAACGTGCTCCACCGGGATTTAAAGCCCTCTAACCTGCTCATCAACACCACCTGCGACCTTAAG ATCTGTGATTTTGGCCTGGCCCGGATTGCCGATCCTGAGCATGACCACACTGGCTTCCTGACAGAATATGTGGCCACACGCTGGTACCGGGCTCCAGAAATCATGCTTAACTCCAAG GGCTACACCAAGTCCATCGACATCTGGTCTGTGGGCTGCATTCTGGCTGAGATGCTCTCCAACAGGCCCATCTTCCCTGGCAAGCACTACCTGGACCAGCTCAACCACATTCTGG GGATCCTGGGCTCCCCATCCCAGGAGGACTTGAATTGTATCATCAACATGAAGGCCCGAAACTACCTACAGTCTCTGCCCTCCAAGACCAAGGTGGCCTGGGCCAAGCTTTTTCCCAAGTCAGATGCCAAAG CCCTTGATCTGCTAGACCGGATGTTGACCTTTAACCCCAACAAACGGATCACAGTGGAGGAAGCACTGGCTCACCCCTACCTGGAGCAGTACTACGACCCAACGGATGAGGTGGGCCAGCCACCAGCAACAGGGctggtgggtagatggatgggtaggCGACCCTCAGTACCCGGCCTGAGCCTGACTTCTTTACTACCCCAGCCAGTGGCCGAGGAGCCTTTCACCTTCGACATGGAGCTGGATGATCTACCCAAGGAGCGGCTGAAGGAGCTCATCTTCCAGGAGACAGCCCGCTTCCAGCCTGGGGCACTGGAGGCCCCCTAA
- the MAPK3 gene encoding mitogen-activated protein kinase 3 isoform X3, whose product MAAAAAQGGGGGEPGGADGVGPGVSGEVEVVKGQPFDVGPRYTQLQYIGEGAYGMVSSAYDHVRKTRVAIKKISPFEHQTYCQRTLREIQILLRFRHENVIGIRDILRAPTLEAMRDVYIVQDLMETDLYKLLKSQQLSNDHICYFLYQILRGLKYIHSANVLHRDLKPSNLLINTTCDLKGYTKSIDIWSVGCILAEMLSNRPIFPGKHYLDQLNHILGILGSPSQEDLNCIINMKARNYLQSLPSKTKVAWAKLFPKSDAKALDLLDRMLTFNPNKRITVEEALAHPYLEQYYDPTDEPVAEEPFTFDMELDDLPKERLKELIFQETARFQPGALEAP is encoded by the exons atggcggcggcggcggctcaggggggcgggggcggggagcccGGGGGAGCTGATGGGGTCGGCCCGGGGGTCTCGGGGGAGGTGGAGGTAGTGAAGGGGCAGCCGTTCGACGTGGGCCCGCGCTACACGCAGCTGCAGTACATCGGCGAGGGCGCGTACGGCATGGTCAG CTCAGCTTATGACCACGTGCGCAAGACTCGCGTGGCCATCAAGAAAATCAGCCCCTTCGAGCATCAGACCTATTGCCAGCGCACACTGCGGGAGATCCAGATCTTGCTGCGCTTCCGCCATGAGAACGTCATTGGCATCCGGGACATTCTGCGGGCGCCCACCCTGGAAGCCATGAGGGATGT CTACATTGTGCAGGACCTGATGGAGACAGACCTGTACAAGTTGCTCAAAAGCCAGCAGCTGAGCAACGACCACATTTGCTACTTCCTCTACCAGATCCTGCGGGGCCTCAAGTATATCCACTCAGCCAACGTGCTCCACCGGGATTTAAAGCCCTCTAACCTGCTCATCAACACCACCTGCGACCTTAAG GGCTACACCAAGTCCATCGACATCTGGTCTGTGGGCTGCATTCTGGCTGAGATGCTCTCCAACAGGCCCATCTTCCCTGGCAAGCACTACCTGGACCAGCTCAACCACATTCTGG GGATCCTGGGCTCCCCATCCCAGGAGGACTTGAATTGTATCATCAACATGAAGGCCCGAAACTACCTACAGTCTCTGCCCTCCAAGACCAAGGTGGCCTGGGCCAAGCTTTTTCCCAAGTCAGATGCCAAAG CCCTTGATCTGCTAGACCGGATGTTGACCTTTAACCCCAACAAACGGATCACAGTGGAGGAAGCACTGGCTCACCCCTACCTGGAGCAGTACTACGACCCAACGGATGAG CCAGTGGCCGAGGAGCCTTTCACCTTCGACATGGAGCTGGATGATCTACCCAAGGAGCGGCTGAAGGAGCTCATCTTCCAGGAGACAGCCCGCTTCCAGCCTGGGGCACTGGAGGCCCCCTAA
- the MAPK3 gene encoding mitogen-activated protein kinase 3 isoform X2, which yields MAAAAAQGGGGGEPGGADGVGPGVSGEVEVVKGQPFDVGPRYTQLQYIGEGAYGMVSSAYDHVRKTRVAIKKISPFEHQTYCQRTLREIQILLRFRHENVIGIRDILRAPTLEAMRDVYIVQDLMETDLYKLLKSQQLSNDHICYFLYQILRGLKYIHSANVLHRDLKPSNLLINTTCDLKICDFGLARIADPEHDHTGFLTEYVATRWYRAPEIMLNSKGYTKSIDIWSVGCILAEMLSNRPIFPGKHYLDQLNHILGILGSPSQEDLNCIINMKARNYLQSLPSKTKVAWAKLFPKSDAKALDLLDRMLTFNPNKRITVEEALAHPYLEQYYDPTDEPVAEEPFTFDMELDDLPKERLKELIFQETARFQPGALEAP from the exons atggcggcggcggcggctcaggggggcgggggcggggagcccGGGGGAGCTGATGGGGTCGGCCCGGGGGTCTCGGGGGAGGTGGAGGTAGTGAAGGGGCAGCCGTTCGACGTGGGCCCGCGCTACACGCAGCTGCAGTACATCGGCGAGGGCGCGTACGGCATGGTCAG CTCAGCTTATGACCACGTGCGCAAGACTCGCGTGGCCATCAAGAAAATCAGCCCCTTCGAGCATCAGACCTATTGCCAGCGCACACTGCGGGAGATCCAGATCTTGCTGCGCTTCCGCCATGAGAACGTCATTGGCATCCGGGACATTCTGCGGGCGCCCACCCTGGAAGCCATGAGGGATGT CTACATTGTGCAGGACCTGATGGAGACAGACCTGTACAAGTTGCTCAAAAGCCAGCAGCTGAGCAACGACCACATTTGCTACTTCCTCTACCAGATCCTGCGGGGCCTCAAGTATATCCACTCAGCCAACGTGCTCCACCGGGATTTAAAGCCCTCTAACCTGCTCATCAACACCACCTGCGACCTTAAG ATCTGTGATTTTGGCCTGGCCCGGATTGCCGATCCTGAGCATGACCACACTGGCTTCCTGACAGAATATGTGGCCACACGCTGGTACCGGGCTCCAGAAATCATGCTTAACTCCAAG GGCTACACCAAGTCCATCGACATCTGGTCTGTGGGCTGCATTCTGGCTGAGATGCTCTCCAACAGGCCCATCTTCCCTGGCAAGCACTACCTGGACCAGCTCAACCACATTCTGG GGATCCTGGGCTCCCCATCCCAGGAGGACTTGAATTGTATCATCAACATGAAGGCCCGAAACTACCTACAGTCTCTGCCCTCCAAGACCAAGGTGGCCTGGGCCAAGCTTTTTCCCAAGTCAGATGCCAAAG CCCTTGATCTGCTAGACCGGATGTTGACCTTTAACCCCAACAAACGGATCACAGTGGAGGAAGCACTGGCTCACCCCTACCTGGAGCAGTACTACGACCCAACGGATGAG CCAGTGGCCGAGGAGCCTTTCACCTTCGACATGGAGCTGGATGATCTACCCAAGGAGCGGCTGAAGGAGCTCATCTTCCAGGAGACAGCCCGCTTCCAGCCTGGGGCACTGGAGGCCCCCTAA
- the GDPD3 gene encoding lysophospholipase D GDPD3 isoform X3: MSSLLSYALPALGSYAMLSIFFLRRPRLLHTPWAPVFLPRLGAHRAGSGELLENTMEAMENSLAQRSDFLELDCQLTRDGVVVVSHDKNLSRQSGVNRDVSSLDFEELPLYKEELEVYFSPGRFAHGSDRHMVSLEDVFQRFPRMPMSVEIKEENEELINKIAGLVRHFDRNEITVWATEKSSVMKKCRAANPEMPFSFTIGRAIWLLLLYYLGLLPFASIPERFFFCFLPTIINRWSFGALMKSRILKWPMAWGPVAS; this comes from the exons ATGAGCTCTCTGCTCTCCTACGCCCTGCCCGCCCTGGGCAGCTATGCCATGCTGTCCATCTTCTTCCTGCGCCGGCCTCGCCTGCTGCACACACCCTGGGCTCCAGTCTTCCTGCCACGCCTGGGGGCCCACCGAGCAG GATCTGGAGAACTACTGGAGAACACCATGGAGGCCATGGAGAA CTCCCTGGCCCAGCGATCAGACTTCCTGGAGCTTGACTGCCAGTTGACACGAGATGGCGTGGTGGTGGTATCTCACGACAAGAACCTGTCCCGCCAGTCAGGCGTGAATAGGGACGTGAGCAGCCTGGACTTTGAG gaGCTGCCCCTCTACAAGGAGGAGCTGGAGGTCTACTTCTCACCAG GTCGCTTTGCACACGGGTCGGACCGGCACATGGTGAGTCTGGAGGACGTGTTCCAGAGGTTCCCTCGGATGCCCATGAGCGTGGAGATCAAAGAGGAAAACGAAGAGCTCATTAACAAG aTAGCAGGCCTGGTGAGGCACTTTGACCGAAATGAAATCACCGTCTGGGCCACGGAGAAGAGCTCGGTCATGAAGAAGTGCAGGGCTGCT AACCCCGAGATGCCGTTCTCCTTCACCATCGGCCGAGCTATCTGGTTGTTACTGCTCTATTACCTGGGGTTGCTGCCCTTTGCATCCATCCCGGAGAggtttttcttctgcttcctgccCACCATCATCAATAG